One window of the Dreissena polymorpha isolate Duluth1 chromosome 5, UMN_Dpol_1.0, whole genome shotgun sequence genome contains the following:
- the LOC127831598 gene encoding apelin receptor-like, giving the protein MTDNRDLHDNYTANTTMALDIITVSKLVSNCIWRFVPPVLFVLGTFGNLLSIYVLNRSDKTSTLINLSALAVCDLFALYSGLGREWIIHVFKYDIRDFSDVFCKLHFYSVTFSLQFSSWILVAITIERVISVQRPHMAKLECTKMFALTVLCTESLVLLVLDGHLLYGFSLTHNNATTFSNGSANESNYSLKLKCQPSQVNEQYARFVYYVWTWIDFGVAFLLPFVILLTCNVLIVVNIKQSQRFQRVATSKNARTSLNSQKPVLSLTAILLTLNSVFFICVGPANIFLIGQFYWWPYDVSNEYDEAIMELVWAVVGILMYSNNAVNFILYIFCGSQFRAEVKCLLLKICGKSTRILPRRRQFACHALTINISYKQTSSC; this is encoded by the coding sequence ATGACTGATAATCGTGATTTACATGATAATTACACCGCCAACACCACCATGGCTTTGGACATTATAACTGTTTCAAAGCTGGTCAGTAATTGCATCTGGCGTTTCGTGCCGCCTGTACTCTTTGTGTTGGGCACATTCGGAAACCTTCTCTCCATTTACGTCCTGAACCGAAGTGACAAAACATCAACGTTGATAAATCTCTCCGCACTAGCGGTCTGCGATCTCTTTGCGCTCTACAGCGGCCTTGGGCGCGAGTGGATTATCCACGTTTTCAAGTATGACATCAGAGATTTCAGTGACGTCTTTTGTAAACTTCACTTCTACTCCGTGACGTTTAGCCTTCAGTTTTCGTCCTGGATTTTGGTAGCCATTACTATCGAGCGGGTGATAAGCGTTCAGCGGCCGCATATGGCCAAGTTGGAGTGCACCAAGATGTTCGCGTTGACCGTCCTTTGCACGGAGTCCCTGGTTTTGTTAGTCTTAGATGGACATCTACTGTACGGCTTTTCATTGACTCATAACAACGCGACGACGTTCTCAAACGGAAGCGCGAACGAGAGTAACTACAGTCTGAAACTCAAGTGTCAGCCCAGTCAGGTCAATGAGCAATACGCTCGCTTCGTTTATTACGTATGGACCTGGATCGACTTCGGTGTTGCGTTTCTGCTACCTTTTGTTATTCTATTAACGTGTAACGTTCTAATAGTCGTAAACATAAAACAGAGTCAGCGTTTCCAACGAGTAGCCACTAGCAAAAACGCTCGAACCTCGCTGAATTCGCAAAAGCCCGTCCTTTCCCTGACAGCCATTTTGTTGACCTTGAACTCGGTGTTTTTCATATGCGTCGGCCCGGCAAACATCTTCCTGATTGGTCAGTTCTACTGGTGGCCGTATGACGTCAGCAACGAATACGACGAGGCCATAATGGAGTTAGTCTGGGCCGTTGTTGGAATTCTGATGTACTCGAACAACGCAGTTAACTtcatattgtacatattttgcGGCTCGCAATTCCGCGCGGAAGTGAAATGTCTTCTTCTGAAAATATGCGGCAAAAGCACGAGAATCTTGCCTCGCAGACGTCAGTTCGCCTGTCACGCGCTCACCATCAATATTTCGTACAAACAGACGTCCAGCTGTTGA